Proteins encoded by one window of Streptomyces uncialis:
- a CDS encoding type B 50S ribosomal protein L31 → MQQGIHPAYGPVVFRDKAAGYAFLTRSTMTSDKTVTWEDGATYPVVDVEISAASHPFYTGTARVLDTAGRVERFERRYARRGTAN, encoded by the coding sequence ATGCAGCAAGGAATCCATCCCGCGTACGGCCCCGTCGTCTTCCGCGACAAGGCGGCGGGGTACGCCTTCCTCACCCGCTCCACCATGACCAGCGACAAGACCGTGACCTGGGAGGACGGCGCCACCTACCCCGTCGTCGACGTCGAGATCTCCGCCGCGAGCCACCCCTTCTACACAGGCACCGCCCGCGTCCTGGACACCGCGGGACGCGTCGAGCGGTTCGAGCGCCGCTACGCCCGGCGCGGGACGGCGAACTGA
- a CDS encoding amidohydrolase, with product MTDTRTQPPAARGTRSAADRADLVLLGGPVFTADAARSWTDGLAVRAGRIVALGAPAARALTGPRTEIVDLAGRMVVPGFVDGHAHPVFGGLERARCDLLGAVGPAESARLVAEYAARHPGRPWVVGGGWSMDHFPSGTPDRATLDAVVPDRPVFLLNRDRHGAWVNTRALELAGIDRRTPDPSDGRIERAPDGTPTGTLHEGAADLVARHLPPITAQEYEQALLEGQRHLHSLGVTGWQDALIGAYLSYPDPLAAYLSLAGSGRLTGRVTGALWWDRERGVEQLAELVERRERGHVGRFRATTVKVMQDGVCENFTAALLTPYLPAPDAAHGPGSGHSYLAPAELDRAVTALDGAGFQVHFHTIGDRAVREALNAVEAAMTARHQGPPATATGPHTPGPHGPRTHDSRTHSGHHGDNRHHLAHVQLVHPDDVPRFRRLRTAANMQPLWAVHDEQMAELTVPFLGAERAARQYVFGALRAAGTTLVAGSDWPVSSADPLAGIHVAVNRTTPGTDTERPFLPGQRLDLADALCAYTAAGAWINHRDRTTGTLAPGMYADLAVLDRDPFEGPVNRIADTRVDLTLIEGVPVHQRDGAP from the coding sequence ATGACCGACACCCGCACCCAGCCGCCCGCCGCCCGCGGCACCCGGTCCGCGGCGGACCGGGCCGACCTCGTCCTTCTCGGCGGCCCCGTGTTCACCGCCGACGCGGCCCGCTCCTGGACCGACGGCCTGGCCGTGCGCGCCGGACGGATCGTCGCCCTCGGCGCTCCCGCGGCCCGCGCCCTCACCGGCCCCCGTACCGAGATCGTCGATCTGGCCGGACGCATGGTCGTGCCCGGCTTCGTGGACGGGCACGCCCACCCCGTCTTCGGCGGCCTGGAACGCGCCCGCTGCGATCTGCTCGGCGCCGTCGGCCCCGCCGAGTCCGCCCGGCTGGTCGCGGAGTACGCCGCCCGGCACCCCGGGCGGCCCTGGGTGGTAGGCGGCGGCTGGTCCATGGACCACTTCCCGTCCGGCACCCCCGACCGGGCGACGCTGGACGCGGTCGTCCCCGACCGGCCCGTCTTCCTGCTCAACCGGGACCGGCACGGTGCCTGGGTGAACACCCGCGCCCTCGAACTCGCGGGGATCGACCGCCGCACCCCCGACCCCTCCGACGGCCGGATCGAGCGCGCCCCCGACGGCACCCCCACCGGCACCCTCCACGAAGGCGCGGCGGACCTCGTCGCCCGGCATCTGCCGCCGATCACCGCCCAGGAGTACGAACAGGCCCTCCTGGAAGGGCAGCGGCATCTGCACTCGCTCGGGGTCACCGGCTGGCAGGACGCCCTGATCGGGGCCTACCTCAGCTACCCCGACCCGCTCGCCGCCTATCTCTCGCTCGCCGGATCGGGCCGGCTCACCGGACGGGTGACCGGCGCCCTGTGGTGGGACCGCGAACGCGGCGTCGAGCAGCTCGCCGAACTCGTCGAACGCCGTGAACGCGGCCATGTCGGGCGATTCCGCGCGACCACCGTCAAGGTGATGCAGGACGGCGTCTGCGAGAACTTCACCGCCGCGCTGCTCACCCCCTATCTGCCCGCACCGGACGCGGCCCACGGCCCCGGCAGCGGCCACAGCTACCTCGCGCCCGCCGAACTGGACCGGGCCGTCACCGCCCTGGACGGCGCCGGGTTCCAGGTCCACTTCCACACCATCGGCGACCGCGCCGTGCGGGAGGCGCTGAACGCGGTCGAGGCCGCCATGACCGCCCGCCACCAAGGCCCCCCGGCCACCGCGACCGGTCCGCACACCCCCGGTCCGCACGGCCCCCGCACCCATGACTCCCGCACCCACTCCGGCCACCACGGCGACAACCGGCACCACCTGGCGCACGTCCAGCTCGTCCACCCCGACGACGTACCCCGCTTCCGGCGGCTGCGGACCGCCGCCAACATGCAGCCCCTGTGGGCCGTCCACGACGAGCAGATGGCCGAACTCACCGTCCCCTTCCTCGGCGCCGAACGCGCCGCCCGGCAGTACGTCTTCGGCGCGCTGCGCGCCGCCGGGACCACCCTCGTCGCGGGCAGCGACTGGCCCGTCTCCAGCGCCGACCCGCTCGCCGGGATCCATGTCGCCGTCAACCGCACCACCCCCGGTACCGACACCGAGCGGCCCTTCCTGCCCGGACAGCGGCTGGACCTCGCCGACGCCCTGTGCGCCTACACCGCCGCCGGAGCCTGGATCAACCACCGCGACCGGACGACGGGCACCCTCGCCCCCGGGATGTACGCCGACCTCGCCGTCCTCGACCGCGACCCGTTCGAGGGGCCGGTGAACCGGATCGCGGACACCCGGGTCGACCTCACCCTGATCGAGGGTGTCCCCGTCCACCAGCGGGACGGCGCCCCATGA
- the rpmF gene encoding 50S ribosomal protein L32: protein MAVPKRKMSRSNTRHRRAQWKATTPQLVPVTVEGAVHQVPQRLVKAYERGLLRPGDV, encoded by the coding sequence ATGGCAGTTCCGAAGCGGAAGATGTCCCGCAGCAACACCCGCCACCGCCGCGCCCAGTGGAAGGCCACGACTCCTCAACTGGTCCCGGTCACCGTCGAAGGGGCCGTGCATCAAGTGCCGCAGCGGCTGGTGAAGGCGTACGAGCGCGGCCTGTTGCGTCCCGGGGACGTGTGA
- a CDS encoding PDR/VanB family oxidoreductase, giving the protein MTADGAPEAGGDLRLRLTRLCWEADGVLSLTLTDPHGRPLPDWRPGAHLRLTLPTGVERHYSLCGDPADTGAYRIAVLHEPRGRGGSEYIHRFLRPGALVAAGRPRNNFPLLPAARYLFVAGGIGITPILPMLREAHHRGTPWQLLYGGRSRASMAFLAELAPHGRRVRISARDEHGALPLTDTLDAACPAPGAEPLAVYCCGPEGLLDALTGHCAGRDGLRAHVERFKPPAAPARTDDKPVEVRCVRSGTTVKVPADESVLDALLTAGAKVHGSCREGVCGSCEVTVRAGTPDHRDHILDAAERDTAQVMYPCVSRSLTPVLELDL; this is encoded by the coding sequence ATGACCGCCGACGGCGCCCCGGAAGCGGGCGGCGACCTGCGGCTGCGGCTGACCCGACTGTGCTGGGAGGCCGACGGTGTCCTGTCGCTGACCCTCACCGATCCGCACGGCCGGCCGCTGCCCGACTGGCGGCCCGGCGCGCATCTGCGGCTCACCCTGCCCACCGGCGTCGAACGCCACTACTCGCTGTGCGGCGACCCCGCCGACACCGGCGCCTACCGGATCGCCGTCCTCCATGAACCACGCGGACGCGGCGGCTCCGAGTACATCCACCGCTTTCTGCGCCCCGGCGCGCTCGTCGCGGCGGGCCGCCCCCGCAACAACTTCCCCCTGCTGCCCGCCGCCCGCTACCTCTTCGTCGCCGGAGGCATCGGCATCACCCCGATCCTGCCGATGCTCCGCGAGGCCCACCACCGGGGCACCCCCTGGCAGCTGCTGTACGGCGGACGCAGCCGCGCGTCCATGGCGTTCCTCGCCGAACTGGCCCCGCACGGACGGCGTGTGCGGATCTCCGCCCGCGACGAGCACGGCGCACTGCCGCTCACGGACACCCTCGACGCCGCGTGTCCGGCACCCGGCGCCGAGCCGCTCGCCGTCTACTGCTGCGGACCCGAGGGCCTGCTCGACGCGCTCACCGGGCACTGCGCCGGACGCGACGGCCTGCGCGCTCACGTCGAACGCTTCAAACCGCCCGCCGCCCCCGCCCGCACCGACGACAAACCGGTCGAGGTGCGCTGCGTGCGCTCCGGGACCACCGTGAAGGTGCCCGCCGACGAAAGCGTCCTCGACGCGCTCCTCACCGCCGGGGCCAAGGTCCACGGCTCCTGCCGCGAGGGCGTCTGCGGCAGCTGCGAGGTCACCGTCCGCGCCGGCACCCCCGACCACCGCGACCACATCCTCGACGCCGCCGAACGGGACACGGCCCAGGTGATGTACCCCTGCGTCTCCCGCTCCCTGACCCCCGTACTGGAGCTGGACCTATGA
- the rpsR gene encoding 30S ribosomal protein S18 has protein sequence MARRQDPRAPRAPRPNPLDAAGITYIDYKDTDLLRRFISDRGKIRSRRVTRVTAQQQRQLAAAIKNARETALLPYSGKQSPPKDL, from the coding sequence ATGGCCCGTCGCCAGGACCCCCGCGCACCGCGCGCGCCGCGACCCAACCCGCTCGACGCGGCGGGGATCACGTACATCGACTACAAGGACACCGATCTGCTGCGGAGGTTCATCTCCGACCGGGGCAAGATCCGCAGCCGGCGGGTCACCCGGGTGACCGCCCAGCAGCAGCGGCAGCTCGCCGCGGCGATCAAGAACGCACGGGAGACGGCGCTCCTGCCCTACTCCGGCAAGCAGTCCCCACCGAAAGACTTGTGA
- a CDS encoding CobW family GTP-binding protein, with translation MEDRNRLPVVIVGGLHTDARKEVVDGLLRRVPGSVALHHDMATAYDGTVRRSVRDASGELSRGEAPLVNDCACCALREDLVPELRALATGGTTRLAIVELWDSVEPRAMAEVVVAHGGDELRLTNVVTAVDPALVLAYLADGDDLADVGRASAPTDQRTVGDTWARQLEYAPVLALVGGESADDEDHALLAQLHPTARRVPAGSEELVRLAFAGFDVESAAAAQHPACALLPQEADEAGVATFVWHRRRPFHPERLYLALEDLCCAAARSRGRFWLADRPDTLLAWDAAGGALCVENAGPWLASLPDAAWEMVSPTRRAAAALDWHPEHGDCCQHLVFTSPGLDRDGLERLLDSCLLTDDEYAAGPDSWKHLPPAFDTLLDPVP, from the coding sequence ATGGAGGACAGGAACAGGCTGCCCGTCGTCATCGTCGGCGGACTCCACACGGATGCCCGCAAGGAGGTCGTCGACGGCCTCCTGCGGCGCGTCCCGGGCAGCGTCGCTCTCCACCACGACATGGCCACGGCGTACGACGGCACCGTGCGGCGCAGCGTCCGGGACGCCTCCGGCGAGCTGTCCCGGGGCGAGGCCCCGCTCGTCAACGACTGCGCGTGCTGCGCGCTGCGCGAGGATCTCGTCCCCGAGCTCCGCGCACTGGCCACCGGCGGTACGACCCGGCTCGCGATCGTCGAGCTCTGGGACTCGGTCGAGCCCCGGGCGATGGCCGAGGTCGTCGTCGCGCACGGTGGCGACGAGCTGCGGCTCACCAATGTGGTGACCGCGGTCGACCCCGCGCTCGTCCTCGCGTACCTCGCCGACGGGGACGATCTCGCGGATGTCGGCCGCGCCTCCGCCCCCACCGACCAGCGCACCGTCGGGGACACCTGGGCCCGGCAGCTGGAGTACGCGCCCGTCCTCGCGCTCGTCGGCGGTGAGAGCGCCGACGACGAGGACCACGCGCTGCTCGCCCAGCTCCACCCCACCGCGCGGCGGGTGCCCGCCGGGTCGGAGGAACTCGTCCGGCTGGCCTTCGCCGGTTTCGACGTGGAGAGCGCCGCCGCGGCCCAGCATCCCGCCTGCGCCCTGCTCCCCCAGGAGGCGGACGAGGCGGGTGTCGCCACCTTCGTCTGGCACCGGCGCCGCCCCTTCCACCCGGAGCGGCTGTACCTGGCGCTGGAGGACCTGTGCTGCGCGGCGGCGCGCAGCCGCGGCCGATTCTGGCTCGCCGACCGGCCCGACACCCTGCTGGCCTGGGACGCCGCCGGGGGCGCCCTGTGCGTGGAGAACGCCGGTCCGTGGCTGGCCTCCCTGCCGGACGCCGCCTGGGAGATGGTGTCCCCGACCCGGCGCGCCGCCGCGGCGCTCGACTGGCACCCCGAGCACGGCGACTGCTGCCAGCACCTGGTCTTCACCTCGCCCGGCCTCGACCGGGACGGTCTGGAGCGGCTGCTGGACTCATGCCTGCTCACGGACGACGAGTACGCGGCGGGTCCCGACTCGTGGAAGCACCTGCCGCCCGCGTTCGACACCCTCCTCGACCCCGTCCCCTGA
- a CDS encoding flavodoxin family protein, protein MTTETDRGTTRSFLFVLGSSRADGNSEILARTAAAQLPADVPQHWVDLNRTPLPDFEDDRHDTGTWPSGENEEELRRVTTEATDIVIVSPLYWYNVSAQTKRYLDYWSGWLSLPGARFKERMAGRTLWGVTVMADDEEVVADGLVTTLHHTAAYMRMGFGGVLLGNGSRPGQIRDDERAMLRAKTFFQSATPPALFPYEEGTAAEES, encoded by the coding sequence ATGACCACCGAAACGGATCGTGGCACGACCCGCTCGTTTCTCTTCGTCCTCGGCAGTTCCCGCGCCGACGGCAACTCCGAGATCCTCGCCAGGACCGCCGCCGCTCAGTTGCCCGCCGATGTCCCGCAGCACTGGGTGGACCTGAACCGGACCCCGCTGCCCGACTTCGAGGACGACCGGCACGACACCGGCACCTGGCCGAGCGGGGAGAACGAGGAGGAGCTGCGCCGGGTCACCACGGAGGCGACCGACATCGTCATCGTCTCCCCCCTGTACTGGTACAACGTGTCCGCGCAGACCAAGCGCTATCTGGACTACTGGTCGGGCTGGCTGTCACTGCCCGGGGCGCGGTTCAAGGAACGGATGGCGGGGCGCACCCTGTGGGGTGTCACGGTCATGGCCGATGACGAGGAGGTCGTCGCGGACGGGCTGGTGACGACCCTTCACCACACCGCCGCGTACATGCGGATGGGGTTCGGCGGGGTGCTGCTCGGCAACGGCTCCCGGCCCGGACAGATACGGGACGACGAGCGGGCCATGCTGCGCGCCAAGACGTTCTTCCAGAGCGCGACACCGCCCGCCCTCTTCCCCTATGAGGAGGGGACGGCCGCCGAGGAGTCGTGA
- a CDS encoding ABC transporter substrate-binding protein, translated as MRTAVLAAVVTAALTLAACGGGGGGKATAPDAFAKDRSDTPAAQGDLDSYTWYGDYRAPYSLDPVKNADYPEQTVLPNICESLLRVKSDYTLEPGLATKWEQPDPRTLLLTVRDGVKFADGTPMTVADVVYSLERNRDTRTVSSYASLYANVASITAGTGAGAATVKIAFRTDDAVFVKVLATLGGSVVSRAHAKAKGADLGTPKAGVLCTGPYRVTSFDGAGDLTMERNDHYWDAGTVRSKKVTFVFPASAKALGNAIAGKAVDGGFNIPSPLVPTLAKANGGTLWTGAEGSSPQNLDLVVSDLRKGPLADPRTRQALSRALDREGIARSIFSAAADPLYAVAGPGTWGYARDRFQRAYDELTVRADPAAAKELITRAGAEGRKVKLAYPTGIELYAEVATTLQQTAERIGLDMEIVGLPLAQYGEMFIDPAAREPYDAFLTMNYIQITEPAFLYGFIATPDGPQNYGGYDNPEVADRITRAFGTTDDRARADLLIEAQERLAQDLPWIPIVAPRATVYLSDKVAGVPLTFGYMGRPWAAAVGAP; from the coding sequence GTGCGCACCGCGGTACTCGCCGCCGTCGTCACCGCCGCCCTCACCCTCGCCGCGTGCGGCGGCGGGGGCGGCGGGAAGGCCACCGCGCCCGACGCCTTCGCCAAGGACCGCTCCGACACCCCCGCCGCCCAGGGCGACCTCGACTCCTACACCTGGTACGGCGACTACCGCGCCCCCTACAGCCTCGACCCGGTGAAGAACGCCGACTACCCCGAACAGACCGTCCTGCCGAACATCTGCGAGTCGCTGCTGCGGGTCAAGAGCGACTACACCCTCGAACCCGGCCTCGCCACCAAGTGGGAACAGCCCGACCCCCGGACCCTGCTCCTCACCGTCCGCGACGGCGTCAAGTTCGCCGACGGCACCCCGATGACCGTCGCCGACGTGGTGTACAGCCTCGAACGCAACAGGGACACCAGGACCGTCTCCTCGTACGCCTCGCTGTACGCCAACGTCGCCTCCATCACCGCGGGCACCGGCGCCGGCGCCGCCACCGTGAAGATCGCCTTCCGCACCGACGACGCCGTCTTCGTCAAGGTCCTCGCCACCCTCGGCGGCTCCGTCGTCAGCCGCGCCCACGCCAAGGCCAAGGGCGCCGACCTCGGCACCCCCAAGGCCGGTGTGCTGTGCACCGGCCCCTACCGGGTCACCTCCTTCGACGGCGCGGGCGACCTCACCATGGAACGCAACGACCACTACTGGGACGCCGGCACGGTGCGCTCCAAGAAGGTCACCTTCGTCTTCCCCGCGAGCGCCAAGGCCCTCGGCAACGCCATCGCGGGCAAGGCCGTCGACGGCGGCTTCAACATCCCCTCCCCGCTGGTGCCCACCCTCGCCAAGGCGAACGGCGGCACACTCTGGACCGGCGCCGAAGGCAGCTCACCGCAGAACCTCGACCTCGTCGTCAGCGACCTCAGGAAAGGCCCCCTCGCCGACCCCCGCACCCGCCAGGCCCTCTCCCGCGCCCTCGACCGGGAAGGCATCGCCCGCAGCATCTTCTCCGCCGCCGCCGACCCGCTGTACGCCGTCGCCGGACCGGGCACCTGGGGCTACGCCCGCGACCGCTTCCAGCGGGCCTACGACGAACTCACCGTGAGGGCCGACCCCGCCGCCGCCAAGGAACTCATCACCCGGGCGGGCGCCGAGGGCCGCAAGGTGAAACTCGCCTACCCCACCGGCATCGAGCTGTACGCCGAGGTCGCCACCACCCTCCAGCAGACCGCCGAACGCATCGGCCTCGACATGGAGATCGTCGGCCTCCCCCTCGCCCAGTACGGGGAGATGTTCATCGACCCCGCCGCCCGCGAACCCTACGACGCCTTCCTCACCATGAACTACATCCAGATCACCGAACCGGCGTTCCTGTACGGCTTCATCGCCACCCCCGACGGCCCCCAGAACTACGGCGGCTACGACAACCCCGAGGTCGCCGACCGGATCACCCGCGCCTTCGGCACCACCGACGACCGGGCCCGCGCCGACCTCCTCATCGAGGCCCAGGAACGACTCGCCCAGGACCTGCCCTGGATACCGATCGTCGCGCCCCGCGCCACCGTCTACCTGAGCGACAAGGTCGCCGGAGTGCCCCTGACCTTCGGGTACATGGGCCGCCCCTGGGCCGCCGCCGTCGGCGCCCCCTGA
- the rpmB gene encoding 50S ribosomal protein L28, translated as MSAHCQLTGARPGFGNRISHSHRRTSRRFDPNIQRKRYWLASEGRHVRLVLSAKGVKTVDLIGVEAAVVRIRARGVKL; from the coding sequence GTGTCCGCCCATTGCCAACTGACCGGCGCCCGGCCCGGCTTCGGCAACCGCATCTCCCACTCGCACCGGCGCACCTCGCGCCGCTTCGACCCCAACATCCAGCGCAAGCGGTACTGGCTGGCGAGCGAGGGCCGTCATGTGCGGCTCGTCCTCAGCGCCAAGGGGGTCAAGACCGTCGACCTCATCGGCGTCGAGGCCGCCGTCGTCCGTATCCGGGCCCGGGGGGTGAAGCTCTGA
- a CDS encoding MSMEG_1061 family FMN-dependent PPOX-type flavoprotein produces MTTTPVRTRPAPSRPRRIGLDRVREIVGTPDPVMRQKVLDRLDDHCRLFLAHSPFCVVASADLTGATDCSPRGDHPGFVRVLDDRTLLIPDRPGNQLADTFTNITENPGVGLLFLVPGYAETLRVNGRAYPTDDPALLPMLESRGRPAKLATVVEVEQAYLHCAKAVIRSGLWDDEPRALAGLLPSGGTIAAAHFGIAGLTAALLDDDLADDYRRNL; encoded by the coding sequence ATGACCACGACCCCCGTACGGACGCGTCCCGCGCCCAGCCGCCCCCGCCGGATCGGTCTGGACCGGGTCCGCGAGATCGTCGGCACGCCCGACCCGGTGATGCGGCAGAAGGTCCTCGACCGGCTCGACGACCACTGCCGGCTGTTCCTCGCCCACTCGCCGTTCTGCGTCGTCGCCTCGGCCGATCTCACGGGGGCGACCGACTGCTCACCGCGCGGCGACCACCCCGGCTTCGTCCGGGTCCTCGACGACCGCACCCTGCTGATCCCCGACCGGCCCGGCAACCAACTCGCCGACACCTTCACCAACATCACCGAGAACCCCGGAGTGGGACTGCTGTTCCTGGTGCCCGGCTACGCGGAGACCCTGCGGGTCAACGGGCGCGCCTATCCCACCGACGACCCCGCGCTGCTGCCCATGCTGGAGTCCCGGGGCCGCCCGGCGAAGCTGGCGACCGTCGTCGAGGTCGAACAGGCGTATCTGCACTGCGCCAAGGCGGTCATCCGCTCCGGCCTGTGGGACGACGAACCGCGCGCCCTCGCCGGTCTGCTGCCCTCCGGCGGAACCATCGCCGCCGCCCACTTCGGTATCGCCGGACTCACCGCGGCACTCCTCGACGACGACCTCGCCGACGACTACCGCCGCAATCTCTAG
- the rpsN gene encoding 30S ribosomal protein S14, with product MAKKSKIAQNEKRKRVVERFALRRAELKEIVRRPSSTAAERRAALGELRRQPRDASATRVRNRDSVDGRPRGHLRKFGLSRVRMREQAHAGFLPGVTKSSW from the coding sequence ATGGCGAAGAAGAGCAAGATCGCGCAGAACGAGAAGCGCAAGCGGGTCGTCGAGCGGTTCGCCCTGCGCCGGGCCGAGCTCAAGGAGATCGTGCGCCGCCCGTCGTCCACGGCCGCCGAGCGCCGGGCCGCCCTCGGGGAGTTGCGGCGCCAGCCCCGTGACGCCAGCGCCACCCGCGTCCGCAACCGCGACAGCGTGGACGGCCGGCCCCGGGGTCATCTGCGCAAGTTCGGACTCTCCCGGGTCCGGATGCGTGAGCAGGCGCACGCCGGATTCCTCCCGGGGGTCACCAAGTCGTCCTGGTGA
- a CDS encoding TetR/AcrR family transcriptional regulator gives MTTPPGRTAPTARRPRLRRGALTPERIVDVSLRLLDEHGTDGFTMPRLGKALGADQTAVYRHFAGKDEILLAVADRLLEEALTGFEAHPHWSDTLADVCRRVRGAYLAHPAAAALSGPRTTRRPAEMRAADTVIGALGDAGFGAAEAALLYRVVADFALLWSGGEAAFHSLDAETKAHEADGWARAYRAADPREYPHIHRVRDPLFEVDPADVFETALRLLLDSIEQRAPRPPQT, from the coding sequence GTGACCACACCACCCGGCCGCACCGCCCCCACCGCACGGCGTCCCCGGCTGCGCCGGGGCGCGCTCACCCCCGAACGCATCGTGGACGTGAGTCTGCGACTCCTGGACGAGCACGGCACCGACGGCTTCACCATGCCGCGACTGGGCAAGGCGCTGGGCGCCGACCAGACCGCGGTCTACCGCCATTTCGCGGGCAAGGACGAGATCCTGCTCGCCGTCGCCGACCGGCTGCTGGAGGAGGCGCTGACCGGGTTCGAGGCGCACCCGCACTGGTCGGACACCCTCGCCGATGTGTGCCGCCGGGTGCGCGGCGCCTATCTGGCGCATCCTGCGGCGGCGGCGCTCTCCGGTCCGCGCACCACCCGGCGGCCCGCCGAGATGCGCGCGGCCGACACGGTGATCGGAGCGCTCGGCGACGCCGGGTTCGGGGCGGCCGAGGCGGCGCTGCTGTACCGGGTCGTGGCGGACTTCGCCCTGCTGTGGTCCGGCGGGGAGGCCGCGTTCCACAGCCTGGACGCCGAGACGAAGGCCCATGAGGCGGACGGCTGGGCCCGCGCGTACCGCGCGGCGGACCCGCGCGAGTACCCGCACATCCACCGGGTCCGCGACCCGCTGTTCGAGGTCGACCCGGCAGATGTCTTCGAGACGGCACTGCGGCTGCTCCTCGACTCCATCGAGCAACGGGCCCCGCGACCCCCACAGACCTGA
- a CDS encoding CocE/NonD family hydrolase: MTFQFLRVGPSPLHAGAEQHMVPMRDGVRLATDVYLPASPRKHTAVVSRMPYDKASAYMAVHKLAPLYLERGYVLVAQDVRGKFRSEGDTVPFVHEIEDTYDTLDWIAAQPWSDGSVAMVGDSYHGYTQWAGAASGHPALRAIVPRVTSLEISDLRGLTGTTPDAALSLYHANYFAHMWVDQGLYAYEVDWSVRPLRDLFEEAFTAIGHRSAAVDGVIAGRPPVDPFRTRPPFAARPVPVLHRVGWFDNLIDASMRDHTAQLADPRWAPHTYLDADACDHHTYHLDQAPVRPEHDHALDERVLDAVLPRYLGRTLDFLDTFVAGRGDTAAFPRATWYQGHDGTRTATSWPPPAARELRLYPTDAALATTGADGGTLTEAREREPAAVRWTHDPLDPVPSPVRDPWVHLQEYPEEQSVHDRPDVLTFTGAPVTAPLDLVGPVTATVDIGTSAAAGHLFVKLHDVAPDGTARMIVRGQRRIPGGGPLAARVDLGHTGYRLRAGHRLRLQLCGSDFPLYAPHPGTDGDLWQATAFSPAEQTLRTGGDRTHLTLTVCDGPAQ, translated from the coding sequence ATGACCTTCCAGTTCCTGCGGGTCGGCCCGTCCCCGCTGCACGCGGGCGCCGAACAGCACATGGTCCCCATGCGCGACGGCGTCCGCCTCGCGACGGACGTGTACCTCCCGGCATCGCCGCGCAAGCACACCGCCGTCGTCAGCCGGATGCCCTACGACAAGGCGAGCGCCTATATGGCGGTCCACAAGCTCGCCCCGCTCTACCTGGAACGCGGCTATGTCCTCGTCGCCCAGGACGTCCGCGGCAAGTTCCGCTCCGAGGGCGACACCGTCCCCTTCGTCCACGAGATCGAGGACACCTACGACACCCTCGACTGGATCGCCGCGCAGCCCTGGTCCGACGGTTCCGTCGCCATGGTCGGCGACTCCTACCATGGCTACACCCAGTGGGCGGGCGCCGCGAGCGGCCACCCCGCGCTGCGCGCGATCGTCCCGCGCGTCACCAGCCTGGAGATCTCCGACCTCCGCGGCCTCACCGGCACCACCCCCGACGCGGCCCTGTCCCTCTACCACGCCAACTACTTCGCCCATATGTGGGTCGACCAGGGCCTGTACGCCTACGAGGTCGACTGGTCGGTACGGCCGCTGCGCGACCTCTTCGAGGAAGCCTTCACCGCGATCGGCCACCGCTCCGCCGCCGTGGACGGAGTCATCGCCGGACGGCCACCCGTCGACCCCTTCCGTACCCGGCCGCCGTTCGCCGCCCGGCCCGTGCCCGTGCTCCACCGCGTCGGCTGGTTCGACAACCTGATCGACGCCTCCATGCGCGACCACACCGCGCAGCTCGCCGACCCGCGCTGGGCTCCGCACACCTACCTCGACGCGGACGCCTGCGACCACCACACCTACCACCTCGACCAGGCACCGGTCCGCCCCGAGCACGACCACGCCCTCGACGAACGCGTCCTGGACGCCGTCCTGCCCCGCTATCTGGGCCGCACCCTCGACTTCCTCGACACCTTCGTCGCGGGACGCGGGGACACCGCCGCCTTCCCCCGCGCGACCTGGTACCAGGGCCACGACGGCACCCGCACCGCCACCTCCTGGCCGCCGCCCGCCGCCCGCGAACTGCGGCTCTACCCCACGGACGCGGCACTCGCCACCACCGGCGCCGACGGCGGCACCCTCACCGAGGCCCGGGAACGCGAACCCGCCGCCGTCCGCTGGACCCACGATCCGCTCGACCCCGTGCCCTCCCCGGTCCGCGACCCCTGGGTCCATCTCCAGGAGTACCCCGAGGAGCAGTCCGTCCACGACCGGCCCGACGTCCTCACCTTCACCGGCGCGCCCGTCACCGCGCCCCTGGACCTCGTCGGACCCGTCACCGCCACCGTCGACATCGGGACCAGTGCCGCGGCCGGCCATCTCTTCGTCAAGCTCCACGACGTCGCACCCGACGGCACCGCCCGGATGATCGTGCGCGGTCAGCGCCGTATCCCCGGCGGCGGACCCCTCGCCGCCCGGGTCGACCTCGGCCACACCGGCTACCGGCTGCGCGCCGGCCACCGGCTGCGACTCCAGCTCTGCGGCAGCGACTTCCCGCTCTACGCCCCCCACCCCGGCACCGACGGCGACCTCTGGCAGGCCACCGCGTTCAGCCCCGCCGAACAGACCCTCCGTACCGGCGGCGACCGCACCCACCTCACCCTCACCGTCTGCGACGGCCCCGCCCAGTAG